In Fusarium verticillioides 7600 chromosome 4, whole genome shotgun sequence, the following proteins share a genomic window:
- a CDS encoding cysteinyl-tRNA synthetase (At least one base has a quality score < 10), with the protein MNLFRQRLIRSKISTPFLTPRLRPLHRLISSLYSSNTSTMESLKLYNSLKPGAPVPFVPIEKGKVTWYACGPTVYDKSHLGHARNYVSTDIIRRILMHYFGFEVKFVMNITDIDDKIIIKARRQRLLELEKNKNYTKDELRDLALAAFRAYAKSSLPLLLKDGEDIDATNYAQRREAGYGHVLAGGTISGEGKPGDDEAKVKMHLSNMTAAAEAIASGEIFPGTDEILLPFLDSLYKETIDTRDQTMFTDLTQSMEKLFMDDMDALNVLRPDVITRVTEYVPQIADFVKRIVDKGFAYESEGSVYFDISAFEQAGNTYARLRPDNRNDKSLQEEGEGSLSKNLGGKKNPGDFALWKKSKAGEPFWPSPWGDGRPGWHIECSVMCSDVLGATIDIHSGGIDLAFPHHDNELAQSEAYFCEHDKGEHTWVNYFIHMGHLSISGSKMSKSLKNFQTIQDALATNYSSRGMRIVFLMGRWNDGVEISPDMRLQADNWESTISNFFINVKALLAEAGISHDVKSLSLSADGKASEGLLAELEQAKKDFEAALVNSIDTPKAMSVILKLVNTANVHLRDNKDADLVALESIARWITKIVGIFGLDSNASPPYEGLGWATVIASDVEPKTAVQPYSEVFTKVKSDVSGLSLESAEISSLLEQDPTAEFASIASGGSRDPEQLALPYLRAVSKLRDELRHIVSNQTPETKKAILSLTDRIRDDDLTNLGVYLDDRPDDQASLIKFIPATELIAAREEKAAQAAEKARKKEEARLAREKADQEAREKAKVRPEDLFKGDERYSAWDEQGLPTKMKDGSDVPKSQLKGLKKQWDRQKKAHDDLKAKGLL; encoded by the exons ATGAATCTCTTTCGACAACGTCTTATTCGGTCCAAAATCTCCACTCCATTTTTAACGCCCCGACTGCGACCCCTCCATCGATTGATATCATCTCTATATAGCTCCAACACGAGCACAATGGAGTCGCTAAAGCTCTATAACTCGCTCAAGCCTGGCGCTCCAGTGCCCTTTGTTCCTattgagaagggcaaagTTACCTGGTATGCTTGCGGTCCTACTGTATACGACAAGAGTCACTTGGGCCATGCTCGCAACTATGTCTCTACAGACATTATTCGTCGCATTCTGATGCATTACTTTGGCTTTGAAGTCAAATTTGTCATGAATATTACCGACATCGACGACAag atcatcatcaaggcaCGACGACAACGATTgctcgagctcgagaagaacaaaaactACACAAAGGACGAACTTCGAGATCTAGCCCTGGCCGCTTTCCGGGCATACGCTAAGAGCAGCTTGCCTTTGCTGCTAAAGGACGGAGAGGATATCGATGCGACTAACTATGCTCAGCGCAGAGAGGCAGGATATGGACACGTGCTTGCGGGCGGTACCATTTCTGGTGAGGGAAAGCctggcgacgatgaagccaaggtcaAAATGCACCTAAGTAACATGACTGCTGCCGCTGAAGCTATCGCTTCTGGCGAGATCTTCCCTGGCACCGACGAGATTCTCTTGCCCTTCCTCGATTCGCTTTACAAGGAAACCATTGACACGAGGGATCAGACCATGTTCACGGATCTGACTCAGAGCATGGAGAAGCTATTTATGGACGACATGGATGCGCTCAACGTACTGCGACCTGATGTTATTACCCGAGTTACCGAATACGTACCTCAGATTGCCGATTTCGTCAAAAGAATTGTCGACAAGGGATTCGCATACGAATCCGAGGGATCTGTCTACTTTGATATCTCCGCGTTCGAGCAGGCCGGAAATACTTATGCGCGACTGCGTCCCGACAACCGAAATGACAAgtctctccaagaagaaggcgagggtTCCCTCTCGAAGAACCTTGGTGGAAAGAAGAATCCCGGCGATTTTGCTCTGtggaagaagtccaaggctgGCGAGCCCTTCTGGCCTAGCCCTTGGGGTGATGGACGTCCTGGGTGGCATATTGA GTGCTCGGTTATGTGCAGTGATGTTCTAGGGGCAACCATTGACATCCACTCTGGCGGTATCGACCTGGCATtccctcatcatgacaatgaGTTAGCACAGAGTGAGGCTTACTTCTGTGAGCATGATAAGGGCGAGCACACATGGGTCAACTACTTTATCCACATGGGTCACTTGTCTATTTCTGGATCCAAGATGTCCAAGTCTCTCAAAAACTTCCAGACGATTCAGGATGCATTGGCTACGAATTACTCTTCAAGAGGAATGCGAATTGTGTTTTTGATGGGTCGATGGAACGATGGTGTTGAAATTTCACCGGATATGCGATTGCAAGCTGACAACTGGGAGTCAACCATCAGC aacttcttcatcaatgtcaaggcATTGCTGGCTGAGGCTGGCATTTCACATGATGTCAagtctctgtctctgagCGCAGATGGCAAGGCCAGTGAGGGTCTCTTAGCCGAGCTcgagcaagccaagaaggactttgaagCTGCTTTGGTCAACTCAATCGACACACCAAAAGCTATGTCTGTTATCCTCAAGTTGGTCAACACCGCCAACGTGCACTTGAGAGACAACAAGGACGCTGATCTTGTGGCTCTTGAGTCTATTGCACGCTggatcaccaagatcgtGGGCATCTTTGGTCTCGATTCGAATGCTTCGCCGCCATATGAAGGCCTTGGCTGGGCCACAGTCATCGCTTCAGACGTTGAGCCAAAGACAGCCGTTCAGCCCTACTCCGAGGTCTTCACTAAGGTCAAGTCAGATGTTTCTGGCTTGTCTCTTGAGAGTGCTGAGATTTCATCATTGCTTGAGCAAGACCCTACAGCTGAGTTCGCGTCAATCGCTTCTGGTGGCTCTCGCGACCCTGAGCAATTGGCTTTGCCTTATCTTCGTGCTGTTTCCAAGCTTCGGGATGAGCTGCGTCACATTGTTTCTAACCAAACACCCGAAACGAAGAAGGCTATTCTTTCTTTGACAGATCGTATTCGAGACGACGACCTCACAAACCTGGGCGTTTACTTGGACGACAGACCTGATGACCAAGCCTCCCTGATCAAGTTCATCCCCGCTACTGAACTGATTGCTGCGCGTGAAGAGAAGGCCgctcaagctgctgaaaAGGCGcgaaagaaggaggaggctcgCCTTGCACGTGAGAAGGccgatcaagaagctcgtgAAAAAGCCAAGGTCAGACCCGAAGATCTCTTCAAGGGTGATGAGAGATACAGTGCTTGGGACGAGCAAGGATTGCCTACTAAGATGAAAGATGGCAGTGATGTGCCCAAGAGCCAATTGAagggtttgaagaagcaatGGGACCGACAGAAGAAGGCGCACGATGACCTCAAGGCTAAAGGACTGTTGTAG
- a CDS encoding tRNA (adenine57-N1/adenine58-N1)-methyltransferase: MVQPSPFLEPGTTTSTGDLAIVLLSRDNLQPITLEQSTGAVDGYLEGATLNTRFGSFPHSTLLGIPWGSQVRASNVDTGSRGRKRRREATDDDTPTTTGPDDDVADVTSKPAKKAVAAASGFIHILRPTPELWTSSLPHRTQVVYTPDYSYILQRIRAVPGTRIIEAGAGSGSFTHASARAVYNGYPKDENDKKGKVFSFEYHEPRYIKMQEEIHEHKLEGVVQLTHRDVYGEGFNVDGKSPQATSVFLDLPAPWEALHHLSRQKPDKLKKESEGADTPEWISPLDPKQSVHICTFSPCIEQVTRTIEELRLLGWKDIDMVEISARRINTIRERVGANLPAERGNVQTPANVKEAMQRLKEINRKTKEFHKVHFKSTNGDGDSSAMDVDTPASDSPKTDANGKVAEDSKPWMHGNLYHRPENDLKTHTSYLTFAVLPREWTEEDEAAAEAKWPCGKEGGVIGSLNRQARKQQTREKLAAKKKQKQENDTQREGEAEETAEKQ; this comes from the coding sequence ATGGTCCAACCATCTCCTTTCCTAGAACCAGGAACTACAACTTCCACTGGCGACTTGGCAAttgttcttctctccagAGATAACCTTCAGCCTATTACACTGGAACAGTCGACTGGTGCAGTCGATGGATACCTCGAAGGTGCAACTTTAAACACGCGATTCGGATCCTTTCCTCACTCGACACTTCTTGGTATTCCATGGGGTTCCCAAGTTCGTGCATCAAATGTCGACACTGGCTCAAGAGGGCGAAAGCGCCGCCGCGAAGCGACGGATGATGACACACCGACAACGACTGGCccagacgatgatgtcgcAGATGTGACTTCTAAGCCTGCAAAAAAGGCTGTCGCAGCTGCGAGTGGTTTTATCCATATCCTTAGGCCGACTCCCGAGCTCTGGACAAGCAGTCTGCCTCATCGAACTCAAGTCGTGTATACTCCCGATTATAGCTACATCCTTCAAAGAATAAGAGCAGTTCCCGGTACTCGAATCATTGAAGCTGGAGCCGGCAGTGGAAGCTTTACACATGCCTCTGCGCGTGCTGTGTACAATGGCTACCCTAAGGACGAGAACGATAAGAAGGGAAAGGTTTTCAGTTTTGAATACCACGAGCCCCGGTATATTAAGATGCAAGAAGAAATTCATGAGCATAAATTGGAAGGCGTGGTGCAATTGACACATCGCGACGTGTATGGGGAAGGATTCAATGTGGACGGGAAGTCTCCCCAAGCAACATCagtctttcttgatctcccTGCGCCTTGGGAAGCGCTTCATCACCTTTCAAGACAGAAGCCTGATAAGCTAAAGAAGGAAAGCGAGGGTGCTGACACCCCTGAATGGATCTCACCTCTGGACCCCAAACAAAGTGTCCATATCTGTACCTTCTCTCCTTGCATTGAGCAAGTCACAAGAACAATTGAGGAGCTccggcttcttggctggaaGGACATTGACATGGTGGAAATCTCGGCTCGACGGATCAACACTATTCGTGAGCGAGTCGGAGCAAATCTTCCTGCGGAAAGAGGCAATGTCCAAACACCAGCCAATGTGAAGGAGGCCATGCAAAggctcaaggagatcaatCGAAAGACGAAAGAATTCCACAAGGTGCATTTCAAGTCAACGAACGGTGACGGCGACTCATCAGCAATGGATGTAGACACCCCTGCCTCAGATTCACCCAAGACCGACGCCAATGGAAAGGTTGCTGAGGATAGCAAACCATGGATGCATGGCAACCTGTACCATAGACCTGAGAACGATCTCAAGACTCACACGTCATATCTCACCTTTGCTGTTCTCCCTCGAGAGTGGAccgaggaagacgaggcAGCAGCTGAGGCGAAGTGGCCATGCGGAAAAGAGGGTGGAGTGATTGGGAGCCTCAACAGGCAGGCTCGCAAGCAACAAACAAGGGAGAAGCTGGCAGCAAAGAAAAAACAGAAGCAGGAGAATGATACCcagagagagggagaggccGAGGAGACTGCAGAGAAGCAATAG
- a CDS encoding small nuclear ribonucleoprotein D3, giving the protein MVNKRHTAHEPQPSTPASKAIEPLHPRSRWSEWALHNSGLYYYRARYISFEDISSIPPTGRNSIVPNVQGGYIHYQSMSVNEVTSRGSSQAPELATCSTVTTPTASDPPVSTQEVYGQQNDQLVVSTKTTKDSMLMSGALQPEADTTETVVVIPNSYALKRKSTTSKKQKEKKKHGKKLDVDKRKQVSNKAKVNKWLDTL; this is encoded by the coding sequence ATGGTGAACAAAAGACACACTGCGCATGAGCCCCAACCTTCAACTCCTGCATCGAAGGCCATTGAGCCATTGCACCCGCGATCTCGGTGGTCGGAATGGGCTCTCCACAACTCGGGACTGTACTATTATCGAGCTCGATATATCTCATTCGAggacatctcatcaataCCGCCAACTGGGAGAAATTCGATTGTGCCGAATGTTCAAGGCGGATACATTCATTACCAATCCATGAGTGTCAACGAGGTGACCAGTCGAGGGTCCAGTCAAGCTCCGGAGCTAGCAACTTGCTCTACCGTGACAACGCCAACAGCCAGTGATCCCCCGGTCTCTACACAAGAAGTGTATGGCCAGCAAAATGATCAACTTGTCGtttcaacaaagacaaccaagGATAGCATGCTGATGAGTGGAGCGCTGCAACCAGAAGCAGACACTACAGAAACTGTCGTAGTGATACCGAACTCCTATGCACTAAAGCGGAAATCAACGACatcaaagaaacagaaggagaagaagaagcatggaaAGAAGCTGGATGTGGATAAGAGAAAGCAAGTCAGCAATAAGGCGAAAGTGAACAAGTGGCTAGACACTCTATAA
- a CDS encoding small nuclear ribonucleoprotein D3 — protein MTSTIGIPIKLLNEAQGHIVTLEITSGQTYRGKLLDAEDNMNVQLKDITVTARDGRVSHLDQVYIRGSHVRFFIVPDMLRNAPMFRSRNVRGRGVGLARGRATVSRARAGGRGGR, from the exons ATGACTTCTACAATCGGTATTCCCATTAAGCTGCTGAATGAGGCGCAG GGTCATATCGTGACGCTCGAAATCACTTCTGGCCAGACTTACCgtggcaagcttctcgacg CTGAGGACAACATGAATGTTCAACTGAAGGACATCACCGTCACCGCTCGCGACGGCCGCGTTTCCCATCTCGACCAAGTTTACATCCGCGGCTCACACGTGcgcttcttcatcgttccCGACATGCTTCGCAACGCCCCTATGTTCCGCAGCCGTAACGTACGTGGTCGTGGTGTCGGTCTTGCCAGAGGTCGCGCGACGGTCAGCCGAGCGCGCGCAGGcggacgaggaggacgataA